The Primulina eburnea isolate SZY01 chromosome 6, ASM2296580v1, whole genome shotgun sequence genome contains a region encoding:
- the LOC140834194 gene encoding eukaryotic translation initiation factor 5A-2-like, producing MSDEEHHFESKADAGASKTYPQQAGTIRKNGYIVIKSRPCKVVEVSTSKTGKHGHAKCHFVAIDIFTSKKLEDIVPSSHNCDVPHVNRTDYQLIDISEDGFVSLLTENGNTKDDLKLPTDESLLTQIKDGFAEGKDLVVSVMSAMGEEQICALKDIGPK from the exons ATGTCGGACGAGGAGCATCATTTCGAGTCCAAGGCTGACGCCGGAGCATCGAAGACATATCCTCAGCAAGCTGGAACCATCCGTAAGAACGGTTATATAGTCATCAAGAGCCGCCCTTGCAAG GTTGTGGAAGTTTCAACCTCCAAAACTGGGAAGCACGGGCATGCTAAGTGTCACTTTGTTGCTATTGACATCTTTACTTCTAAGAAGCTCGAAGATATTGTTCCCTCCTCCCATAACTGTGAC GTTCCACATGTCAATCGCACTGACTACCAGCTTATTGATATCTCTGAGGATGGATTT GTGAGCTTGCTCACTGAGAATGGTAACACTAAGGATGACCTTAAGCTTCCAACTGATGAATCTCTCCTTACCCAG ATTAAAGATGGGTTTGCTGAGGGGAAGGATCTTGTTGTGAGTGTTATGTCTGCCATGGGAGAGGAGCAGATCTGCGCACTCAAGGATATTGGTCCCAAGTAG
- the LOC140834193 gene encoding probable WRKY transcription factor 3: protein MAEHKPTPPSSSNLRTTSVRPMVTLPSTSSIENLFIGGPGVSPGPMTLVSSFFAENDPDADCRSFSQLLSGAVTSPAAVPDIRQSFTAHPQQAVGEARGGSGEFRFQQSRPAGLAVSQMAEVFTIPPGLSPASLLDSPGFSSYAQGLFGSSHQQIMAQISAQSLMHIQPPYPSLSSAPASSLLHLQPQFLQQPIPHISDPNHIKELSDVSQFDQKPQPSNITVDKPSDDGYNWRKYGQKQVKGSEYPRSYYKCTHTNCPVKKKVERSFDGQITEIIYKGQHNHAPPSKRARDTGNSSSETGIEVQTGNNRPRHEDEVIPDHTSASSDSDETGEPENRLDGRDEDEPEFKRRNTEVQTSEQSSNHRTVTEPRIVVQTTSEVDLLDDGYRWRKYGQKVVKGNPYPRSYYKCTSPGCNVRKHVERAANDPKAVITAYEGKHTHDVPAAKTSSHSTATMASQLRSQNALINRATSNNSIEFGSNERQPVACLQFKEEQIT from the exons ATGGCGGAGCACAAACCTACACCGCCGTCGTCCTCCAATCTTCGGACCACCTCTGTGCGACCTATGGTTACCTTGCCCTCCACGAGCTCGATTGAGAATCTGTTTATTGGTGGCCCGGGGGTGAGCCCGGGCCCGATGACTTTGGTCTCCAGTTTCTTTGCTGAAAATGATCCCGACGCCGACTGCCGCTCCTTTTCTCAGCTTCTCTCTGGTGCGGTGACATCTCCTGCCGCGGTTCCTGATATCAGGCAGAGCTTTACTGCGCATCCGCAGCAGGCTGTGGGAGAGGCCAGAGGTGGAAGTGGTGAATTCAGGTTTCAGCAGAGTAGGCCGGCGGGTTTGGCGGTGTCTCAGATGGCGGAAGTCTTTACGATACCTCCAGGTTTGAGCCCCGCGAGCTTGCTCGATTCGCCGGGTTTCTCGTCGTATGCACAG GGCCTATTTGGATCATCGCATCAACAAATCATGGCTCAGATTTCGGCTCAATCGCTGATGCACATCCAACCCCCATACCCATCTTTGTCCTCGGCTCCGGCTTCGTCACTTCTGCATTTGCAGCCACAATTTTTGCAGCAACCAATACCTCATATTTCCGATCCTAACCATATAAAGGAGTTGTCTGATGTTTCTCAGTTTGATCAGAAACCTCAGCCTTCTAACATCACCGTCGATAAACCTTCAGATGATGGATACAACTGGCGGAAATATGGACAGAAACAAGTTAAGGGGAGTGAATATCCTCGAAGCTATTATAaatgtacacatacaaattGTCCGGTCAAGAAGAAAGTCGAACGATCCTTTGATGGCCAAATAACTGAAATCATATACAAAGGCCAACACAACCACGCCCCGCCTAGTAAGCGTGCAAGAGATACTGGAAACTCAAGTTCTGAAACAGGAATCGAGGTTCAAACAGGAAATAACAGGCCTAGGCATGAAGATGAAGTTATTCCAGATCATACATCTGCATCAAGTGACAGTGATGAAACAGGCGAACCTGAAAATAGGTTAGATGGAAGAGATGAAGATGAACCCGAATTCAAAAGAAG GAACACTGAGGTCCAGACATCAGAGCAATCATCAAACCATCGCACGGTTACAGAGCCTAGAATCGTAGTGCAAACAACTAGCGAAGTTGATCTTTTAGATGATGGTTATAGGTGGCGAAAATATGGCCAGAAGGTTGTTAAAGGGAACCCTTATCCAAG AAGTTACTACAAATGCACTAGTCCCGGATGCAATGTCCGCAAGCATGTTGAAAGAGCTGCGAACGATCCAAAAGCTGTCATAACGGCTTATGAAGGAAAACACACCCACGATGTACCAGCTGCTAAAACAAGCAGCCATAGTACCGCCACCATGGCCTCTCAGTTAAGATCACAGAATGCTCTAATCAATAGAGCAACATCAAACAACAGTATTGAATTCGGGAGCAACGAACGACAACCTGTAGCATGTCTCCAATTTAAAGAAGAACAGATAACGTAG